A stretch of Malus sylvestris chromosome 11, drMalSylv7.2, whole genome shotgun sequence DNA encodes these proteins:
- the LOC126590402 gene encoding uncharacterized protein LOC126590402: MEINSETLQYDPGLRRPILSYHPNVRDQVRRAYLQNKPCQPKTHAFPYTNFGTKPRRFNPAWFTQFPNWLEYSTSQDAAYCLCCYLFKPDIGDQSGGDTFVGVGFKNWKCKKKLEIHVGGPNSSHNNVWRNCEALLNQKQHIETVISKQTDQDRIDYRTRLGASVGVSRILLQQGLPFRGHDESENSLNQGNFLEILRWLRHYNEGIKAVTLENAPENLKLTSPDIQKDISSAISYEIISAITSDINDSLFSILVDESRDKSSKEKMAIVLRFVDKGHVIERFVGIEHVADTKASSLKLAIDDFFSRHGLSISKLRGQGYDGASNMQGEFNGLKALILNENESAFYVHCFAHQLQLALVAVAKKNSEIGDLFTMVSSVVNIVVASSKRRDILREKHAHVVLEALENNELSSGQGLNQETTLKRASDTRWSSHYNCLISLAHMFSSTIEVLEIVRKDGTSSEQKFEAKVLLTFIQSFNFIFGLHLMKKVLGITNDLSQALQKKDQDIVNAMNLVNICKGRLQRMRESGWESLFDEVSSFCDKNCIKIPSMDDIFTSGERPNRKAHPITNVHHYRVDLFTDVIDKQLTELNDRFTEKNTELLLCVACLSPSNSFSAFDKEKLMRLAQFYPSDFSEHDLELLKEQLENYIWDMTSNSEFADLKGISDLAQKMVGTKKDHTYPLVYLLLTLALILPVATASVERVFSAMNIVKNTLRNRMGDLWMNDCLVAYIEKDIFNSIEDEAIMQRFQNMKTRRGQLF; the protein is encoded by the coding sequence ATGGAAATTAACTCGGAAACTCTCCAGTATGATCCTGGATTGCGTAGACCGATTTTGAGTTATCATCCTAATGTTCGAGACCAAGTTCGAAGAGCCTATCTCCAAAATAAACCTTGTCAACCAAAAACCCATGCATTTCCCTACACAAATTTTGGGACAAAGCCTAGAAGGTTCAATCCTGCTTGGTTTACTCAATTTCCTAATTGGTTGGAGTATAGCACATCACAGGATGCTGCCTATTGTTTATGTTGTTATCTCTTCAAACCTGATATTGGAGATCAATCTGGTGgggatacttttgttggagTCGGATTCAAGAAttggaagtgcaagaagaaACTAGAAATTCATGTTGGAGGACCTAATAGTTCTCATAATAATGTTTGGAGAAACTGTGAAGCCTTATTAAACCAAAAACAACATATTGAAACAGTTATCTCAAAACAAACTGACCAAGATCGAATTGATTATCGAACTCGATTAGGTGCATCAGTTGGTGTTAGTAGAATTCTCTTACAACAAGGTCTTCCATTTCGTGGGCATGATGAATCTGAAAATTCACTCAACCAAGGAAACTTTCTTGAAATTCTACGGTGGCTACGTCATTATAATGAGGGTATAAAGGCTGTCACGCTAGAAAATGCtcctgaaaatttgaaattgacaTCACCTGATATTCAGAAGGACATCTCAAGTGCTATTTCATATGAAATCATCAGTGCAATCACTAGTGATATTAATGATTCTTTATTTTCCATTCTTGTTGATGAATCACGAGACAAGTCTTCAAAGGAGAAAATGGCCATTGTATTGCGCTTTGTGGATAAAGGTCATGTGATAGAGCGCTTTGTAGGTATTGAGCATGTTGCAGATACTAAAGCTTCCTCACTCAAGTTAGCCATTGATGATTTCTTTTCTAGACATGGATTGAGCATATCAAAATTGCGTGGGCAAGGCTATGATGGGGCAAGTAATATGCAAGGTGAGTTCAATGGCCTTAAAGCACTAATTTTAAATGAGAATGAGTCTGCCTTTTATGTTCATTGTTTTGCTCATCAACTTCAATTAGCTCTAGTAGcagtggcaaaaaaaaattctgaaattGGAGATCTCTTTACTATGGTTTCTTCTGTGGTGAATATTGTGGTGGCATCTTCTAAGCGTCGTGATATTCTTAGAGAGAAACATGCTCATGTAGTTTTGGAAGCACTAGAAAATAACGAGCTTTCAAGTGGACAAGGTTTGAATCAAGAAACTACTCTTAAGCGGGCTAGTGACACGCGATGGAGCTCTCACTATAATTGTTTAATCAGCTTGGCTCACATGTTCTCATCAACGATAGAAGTGCTTGAGATTGTAAGAAAAGATGGAACAAGTTCTGAACAAAAATTTGAAGCAAAGGTTCTATTGACTTTTATTCAATCTTTCAACTTTATTTTTGGTCTACACTTGATGAAAAAGGTTTTGGGGATCACAAACGATTTATCACAGGCATTGCAAAAGAAggatcaagatattgtgaatgcAATGAACTTGGTCAATATATGCAAAGGAAGATTGCAAAGGATGCGAGAAAGTGGTTGGGAATCCTTATTTGATGAAGTTTCATCCTTTTGTGACAAGAATTGTATTAAAATTCCTAGCATGGATGATATTTTTACGAGTGGAGAGCGACCAAACCGAAAAGCTCATCCCATCACAAACGTGCACCATTATCGGGTTGATTTATTCACCGATGTCATAGATAAACAACTCACTGAGTTAAATGATCGATTTACTGAGAAGAATACTGAACTACTTCTTTGTGTGGCATGTTTAAGTCCAAGTAATTCTTTCTCTGCctttgacaaagaaaaattgatgCGTCTTGCCCAATTTTATCCAAGTGATTTTTCAGAGCACGATCTTGAGTTACTCAAAGAACAGCTTGAGAATTATATTTGGGACATGACCTCTAATAGTGAGTTTGCAGATTTGAAGGGAATTAGTGATCTTGCACAAAAGATGGTTGGAACCAAGAAAGATCATACTTATCCGTTAGTGTACTTGCTTTTGACACTGGCACTCATCTTACCGGTTGCAACAGCAAGTGTAGAGCGAGTCTTTTCTGCTATGAATATTGTTAAGAACACCCTACGCAA